A portion of the Sabethes cyaneus chromosome 3, idSabCyanKW18_F2, whole genome shotgun sequence genome contains these proteins:
- the LOC128742708 gene encoding dnaJ homolog subfamily B member 14-like codes for MEVNKDESRRCIEIAVAAFRAGNVEKAQKFLEKSQRLYPTKEAEELLRRVRNVGSTRTGGTEESTARRRTLNKDGEKSQEPKLNVDYTPEQLEAVRRIKRCKDYYEVLDVTKEATDSDIKKAYKKLALQLHPDKNKAPGAVEAFKNLGNAVAVLTDTRKRKEYDLFGRQENTNHHHSNHHHAGHNHHYEYNFGRGFESDINPNDLFNMFFGGTQPRGRARWQTNETQSGSPPSLIFGLVLCFIVVSMLSTFFASDPLYSLQQTPKYSVERRTLNLKIPYYVKDNFVSEYQGSLSRLEHSVEEEYIMYMKRSCHNERNYRDAMMARAKSFGSRSQLTNAQQLKMPSCDALYRIGVGRVNF; via the exons ATGGAGGTTAACAAAGATGAATCGAGACGTTGCATCGAGATTGCAGTAGCCGCCTTTCGGGCAGGCAATGTAGAGAAAGCTCAGAAGTTCCTGGAGAAATCTCAGCGACTCTATCCCACCAAGGAGGCCGAAGAGTTGCTGCGGCGTGTTCGGAACGTTGGTTCGACACGTACCGGAGGTACGGAGGAATCAACCGCTCGTCGCAGAACGCTCAACAAGGATGGCGAAAAATCTCAAGAACCTAAACTAAATGTCGATTACACACCGGAACAACTGGAAGCCGTCAGGCGAATTAAGAGATGTAAGGACTATTACGAAGTACTGGATGTAACCAAAGAAGCAACGGACTCGGACATCAAGAAAGCATATAAAAAATTGGCACTGCAACTTCATCCGGACAAAAATAAAGCCCCGGGAGCGGTGGAAGCATTTAAAAATCTCGGTAATGCAGTGGCCGTTCTAACTGATACGCGCAAGCGGAAGGAGTATGATTTATTCGGGAGACAAGAAAATACCAATCATCACCACTCGAATCATCATCATGCGGGGCACAATCATCACTATGAGTACAATTTTGGAAGAGGTTTCGAGTCGGATATTAACCCGAATGATTTGTTCAATATGTTCTTCGGTGGAACCCAGCCCCGTGGTCGTGCACGATGGCAAACGAATGAGACCCAGTCCGGCAGTCCACCCAGTTTGATATTTGGCTTAGTGCTGTGCTTCATAGTGGTCTCGATGTTGTCAACTTTCTTCGCATCGGATCCACTGTACAGCCTACAGCAAACGCC AAAATACTCCGTGGAGCGCCGAACACTGAACCTAAAGATACCGTATTACGTCAAGGACAACTTCGTGAGCGAATATCAGGGCTCGCTGAGCCGTCTGGAGCACTCGGTTGAAGAGGAATACATCATGTATATGAAACGCAGCTGCCACAACGAACGCAACTATCGGGACGCCATGATGGCTCGCGCCAAGAGCTTCGGTAGCAGATCTCAGCTAACCAACGCCCAGCAGCTCAAGATGCCTTCTTGCGATGCACTCTACCGGATAGGCGTTGGAAGGGTTAACTTTTAA